The proteins below are encoded in one region of Shewanella algae:
- a CDS encoding mechanosensitive ion channel domain-containing protein, with amino-acid sequence MVRACLLLFCLFIASAQANSPLGLDKRLGLNQQNTETLSQEQQLAQLEKSIQQLADTNRSYQELQLNFESRRQHLYDQLQEAAAPLKPELHQDLDQQASMAYLRLSELKESETSLSQANSAMLKRHSELPAEIVKIRQALLQQQKAQAVAGDNAAKELQQAQLLLLEQQLTTLESELAVSQQKRELHQLQLQLVRKQLQQQELLIEQLNRAITDARQQQVNATLAETLNAEADGRDRLTTELSLANQRYGQQLQLLTEQTAQTIALQEQAEKLDQSHSKQLDNIKEQISWVKMNPVFGERFLQILQSLPKPPNQEHLQTQIADARLNRYQIEQQFAANEQLLTTQSYSNESQLRLLESQQALLNQLLKGYDTYLSELAKLKSKYELLTDSYQRLKSTLNEHLFWVPNAYSISKLWLTDLQRSSLWLWQQTSLPEIKQGLTELSPYWSWWIILVVLCLVAQDILTPRFKTMMRECEAPVGKVTQDKFIYTIQTLVISAGYSLFKPFPIVAAGLIMLQSDSNPIQAIGMGVLAIGSLYQLYRFIYLLALDKGLLIGHFKRPQEVIRQGQQRFRRFVIMAMPLVGVMGFTEILDSSLVRNSIGRGAFILFCIMLFMLYRDVLTLSRRYRESHLDDKNKRLLQKLLWLLLLLVPPLSAVLAFRGYYFTAFQMLLQLQLSLLLGLGFLLLYQLLKRWMLIERRRIAFDRAKARRAERLAQREKGDTSSGTNDHQDTYEEPVVDLETMSSQSLGLVRSLLLLAFLACLVGLWTQTHTALFSFLDGITLWTTTTTGVGGVEQPLPITMKSLVFGAIVVGFSMMIATNLPGLLELTVLQKLDLTPGTGFAITTVTRYLVVFIGIVIGFATLGMEWSKLQWLIAALTLGLGFGLQEIFANFISGLIILFEKPVRIGDTVTIRELTGTVSKIKIRATTIIDWDRKEIIIPNKAFITEQLINWSLSDPITRVIIYVSVARDSDPARVEAALYQAVKECENALETPEPEVWFAGFGKHTQDYEVRAYAKDMSSRWPLRHDLHKRISKKLKENQLELAYPQLEVHISNTHNKDTSGIIRG; translated from the coding sequence ATGGTTCGAGCCTGCCTTCTGCTGTTTTGTCTATTTATCGCCTCCGCCCAGGCCAATTCGCCACTGGGGTTGGATAAACGTCTGGGTCTTAACCAACAAAACACTGAAACCCTGTCGCAGGAGCAACAACTGGCGCAGCTGGAAAAGAGCATTCAGCAGCTTGCCGACACCAACCGCAGTTATCAGGAACTGCAACTCAATTTCGAAAGCAGGCGCCAGCATCTTTATGATCAGTTGCAGGAAGCCGCCGCGCCACTTAAGCCCGAACTCCATCAGGATCTGGATCAGCAGGCCTCCATGGCCTATCTGCGCCTTTCCGAACTGAAAGAGAGTGAAACCAGCCTAAGCCAGGCCAACAGCGCCATGCTCAAGCGCCACAGCGAGTTACCTGCCGAAATAGTCAAAATCAGACAGGCACTGCTGCAACAGCAAAAGGCCCAGGCAGTGGCCGGTGACAATGCCGCCAAAGAGCTGCAACAGGCACAGTTGTTATTGCTGGAACAACAGCTCACCACGCTGGAAAGCGAGTTGGCAGTCAGCCAACAAAAGCGCGAATTACATCAGTTACAACTGCAACTGGTACGCAAGCAGTTGCAGCAACAAGAGCTGCTTATCGAACAGCTTAACCGCGCCATTACCGATGCCAGGCAGCAGCAGGTCAATGCCACACTGGCCGAAACCCTCAATGCCGAGGCTGATGGCCGCGATCGCCTGACCACAGAGCTGAGTCTGGCCAACCAGAGATATGGCCAGCAATTGCAGCTACTGACGGAGCAGACCGCGCAGACCATAGCCCTGCAGGAACAAGCGGAGAAGCTGGATCAGTCCCACAGCAAGCAACTGGACAACATCAAGGAGCAGATAAGCTGGGTAAAGATGAACCCGGTTTTCGGTGAGCGCTTTTTGCAGATCCTGCAGTCACTGCCAAAGCCCCCCAACCAAGAGCACCTGCAGACCCAGATAGCCGATGCCAGACTCAATCGCTATCAGATTGAGCAGCAGTTTGCCGCCAATGAGCAACTGCTAACGACCCAATCCTACAGCAATGAATCTCAGCTGCGGCTGCTTGAGTCGCAACAGGCTTTGCTGAATCAACTATTGAAAGGCTATGACACTTATCTCAGTGAACTGGCCAAGCTCAAGAGCAAATATGAGCTGCTCACCGACAGCTACCAGAGGCTCAAGTCCACCCTCAATGAACACCTGTTCTGGGTACCCAATGCCTACAGCATCAGCAAGCTGTGGCTGACGGATCTGCAGCGCTCCAGTCTCTGGCTCTGGCAACAAACCAGTCTGCCTGAGATAAAGCAGGGACTGACCGAACTGAGTCCATACTGGTCCTGGTGGATCATCCTGGTGGTGTTGTGTCTGGTGGCCCAGGATATTCTCACCCCCAGATTCAAGACCATGATGCGCGAATGTGAGGCGCCGGTCGGCAAGGTGACCCAGGATAAGTTCATCTACACCATCCAGACATTAGTGATCAGCGCCGGTTACAGTCTGTTCAAACCCTTTCCCATAGTGGCTGCCGGCTTGATTATGCTGCAGTCAGACAGTAATCCCATTCAGGCCATCGGCATGGGTGTACTGGCCATAGGCAGCCTGTACCAGCTCTATCGCTTCATCTATCTGCTGGCGCTGGACAAGGGCCTGCTCATAGGCCATTTCAAACGGCCGCAAGAGGTGATCCGTCAAGGCCAACAGCGTTTTCGCCGCTTTGTCATCATGGCCATGCCTCTGGTGGGCGTCATGGGCTTTACCGAAATTCTCGACTCCTCTCTGGTGCGCAACAGCATAGGCCGCGGTGCCTTTATTCTGTTCTGTATCATGCTGTTTATGCTCTATCGGGACGTACTGACTCTGTCCCGTCGCTACCGTGAAAGCCATCTGGACGACAAGAACAAGCGCCTGCTGCAAAAGCTGCTGTGGCTGCTGCTGTTGCTGGTGCCGCCACTGAGCGCCGTGTTGGCATTCAGGGGCTACTATTTCACCGCCTTCCAGATGCTGCTGCAGCTGCAGCTTTCTTTACTGCTGGGACTCGGCTTCCTGTTGCTGTACCAGTTGCTGAAACGTTGGATGTTGATTGAAAGGCGCCGCATCGCCTTCGATCGCGCCAAGGCCCGCCGAGCCGAGCGTCTGGCGCAGCGGGAAAAAGGCGATACCTCATCGGGCACCAACGATCATCAGGACACCTATGAAGAGCCGGTAGTCGATTTGGAAACCATGTCCAGCCAATCACTGGGTTTGGTGAGATCCCTGCTGCTGCTGGCGTTTCTGGCCTGTTTGGTCGGCCTGTGGACCCAAACCCACACCGCCCTGTTCAGCTTCCTCGACGGCATTACTCTTTGGACAACAACGACTACCGGGGTAGGCGGAGTCGAGCAGCCTCTACCCATCACCATGAAGTCGCTGGTATTTGGCGCCATTGTGGTCGGCTTTTCCATGATGATAGCCACCAATCTGCCCGGCCTGTTGGAGCTGACTGTGCTGCAAAAGCTGGATCTCACCCCGGGAACCGGCTTTGCCATCACCACTGTGACCCGTTACCTGGTGGTCTTTATCGGTATCGTCATCGGCTTTGCCACCCTGGGGATGGAGTGGTCCAAGCTGCAATGGTTGATTGCGGCCTTGACTCTGGGTCTGGGTTTTGGTCTGCAGGAGATCTTCGCCAACTTTATCTCGGGCCTTATCATACTGTTTGAAAAGCCGGTGCGTATCGGCGATACCGTCACTATTCGTGAGCTCACAGGCACGGTTTCCAAGATCAAAATTCGCGCAACCACCATCATAGATTGGGACAGGAAAGAGATTATCATCCCCAACAAGGCCTTTATCACAGAGCAGTTAATTAACTGGTCGCTGTCAGATCCCATTACCCGGGTGATCATCTATGTTTCGGTCGCCAGGGATTCAGATCCTGCCCGGGTGGAGGCCGCGCTCTATCAGGCAGTGAAAGAGTGTGAAAACGCGCTGGAAACCCCTGAGCCGGAAGTCTGGTTTGCCGGTTTCGGCAAACACACTCAGGACTATGAAGTCAGGGCTTATGCCAAAGATATGTCTTCCCGCTGGCCGCTGCGCCACGATCTGCACAAGCGGATCAGCAAGAAGCTCAAGGAGAACCAGCTGGAGCTGGCTTATCCTCAGCTCGAAGTGCATATCAGCAACACGCACAACAAAGACACCAGCGGTATTATCAGAGGTTAA
- a CDS encoding DMT family transporter produces the protein MSAKGQARTGLTELHLAVLLFGGTALFSRLIPLSALDITLLRCVIAAIVLALLVKLSRQRLRLLRGKDYLIALLLGVIVSLHWVTYFAAMQLSSVAIGMIAFFTYPVMTVLVEPWFTGSRLHLRDLVSGLAVLLGVILLIPEPSLGNDVTLGILVGVVSAILFTARNLLHKRYFTAYSGQQAMFYQTAVAVLVLAPWHSLDTADISNQTWGLLLLLGVVFTAAPHALFTSALRYLSAKTVGLVACLQPFYGAMLAWLLLDESLTLATAIGGTLVVATALFETSQSHKSQAPKKNLG, from the coding sequence TTGTCTGCCAAGGGGCAAGCTCGTACAGGCCTGACAGAACTGCATCTGGCGGTACTCCTGTTCGGGGGAACCGCCCTGTTCTCCCGGCTTATTCCCTTGAGCGCCCTCGATATCACTCTGCTGCGCTGCGTTATCGCCGCCATAGTTCTGGCGCTGCTGGTTAAACTCAGCCGTCAACGCCTGCGCTTGCTGCGCGGCAAAGATTACCTTATTGCTCTGTTACTTGGGGTGATTGTCAGCCTCCATTGGGTGACCTACTTTGCGGCGATGCAACTCTCCTCTGTCGCCATCGGCATGATAGCCTTTTTCACCTATCCCGTGATGACTGTGCTGGTCGAACCCTGGTTTACCGGCAGTCGCTTACACCTCAGAGACCTTGTCAGCGGTTTGGCGGTGCTGCTGGGGGTGATTCTGCTGATCCCCGAGCCATCATTGGGCAACGACGTTACCCTAGGGATCCTGGTCGGCGTTGTTTCCGCCATCTTGTTCACCGCCCGTAACCTGTTGCACAAACGCTACTTCACCGCCTACAGCGGCCAGCAGGCGATGTTTTATCAAACCGCGGTAGCAGTGCTGGTGTTGGCTCCATGGCACAGTCTTGATACCGCTGACATCAGCAACCAAACCTGGGGATTGCTGCTGCTTTTGGGAGTCGTCTTTACCGCGGCGCCCCATGCCTTGTTTACTTCGGCACTCAGATACCTGAGTGCCAAGACTGTCGGTTTGGTTGCCTGTTTACAACCCTTCTATGGCGCCATGCTCGCCTGGTTGCTGCTGGATGAGTCGCTGACTCTGGCAACCGCTATCGGTGGCACTTTAGTGGTAGCTACCGCCTTGTTTGAAACATCACAGAGTCACAAATCACAAGCCCCGAAAAAGAACCTTGGCTGA
- the asd gene encoding archaetidylserine decarboxylase (Phosphatidylserine decarboxylase is synthesized as a single chain precursor. Generation of the pyruvoyl active site from a Ser is coupled to cleavage of a Gly-Ser bond between the larger (beta) and smaller (alpha chains). It is an integral membrane protein.), whose amino-acid sequence MDKVKIALQYMLPKHLLSRLVGKLAAAEAGKLTTWAIRWFIKQYKIDMSEAAQSEPEAYKSFNAFFTRALKDGVRPLYQDSEYIVHPVDGAVSQCGPIEDGRIFQAKGHHYSALTLLGNQAKDAERFEDGDFATIYLAPKDYHRIHMPIKGTLSKMTYVPGELFSVNPLTARNVPGLFARNERVVAIFETEIGPLAMVLVGATIVASIETVWAGTVTPPTGKRVFTWEYPTTGPDAITLEKGAEMGRFKLGSTVVMLFAKDALDEFADDVEPGAVTRMGAPFAKIED is encoded by the coding sequence TTGGATAAAGTGAAGATTGCACTGCAGTACATGCTGCCCAAACACCTGTTGTCCCGCCTGGTCGGGAAACTGGCCGCGGCCGAAGCCGGCAAGCTGACCACCTGGGCTATTCGCTGGTTTATCAAACAGTACAAGATAGATATGTCAGAAGCGGCCCAGAGCGAGCCTGAAGCCTACAAAAGCTTCAACGCTTTTTTCACCCGCGCCCTGAAGGACGGCGTTCGCCCTCTGTATCAGGACTCAGAATATATAGTGCACCCGGTCGATGGCGCCGTGAGTCAGTGTGGCCCCATTGAAGACGGCCGCATTTTTCAAGCCAAAGGCCATCACTATTCGGCTCTGACCCTGCTGGGTAATCAGGCCAAAGACGCCGAACGCTTCGAAGACGGTGACTTTGCCACCATTTATTTGGCGCCCAAGGACTATCACAGAATCCATATGCCCATCAAAGGCACGCTGTCGAAAATGACTTATGTGCCCGGCGAACTCTTCTCGGTCAATCCGTTGACCGCCCGCAATGTACCCGGGCTGTTTGCCCGTAACGAGCGAGTGGTAGCCATATTCGAAACCGAGATTGGCCCCCTGGCCATGGTATTGGTCGGCGCCACCATAGTGGCCAGCATAGAAACCGTTTGGGCCGGCACTGTCACACCGCCGACAGGCAAACGCGTCTTTACCTGGGAATACCCCACCACTGGGCCGGATGCGATCACATTGGAGAAAGGTGCCGAGATGGGCCGCTTCAAATTGGGCAGTACCGTGGTCATGCTGTTTGCCAAAGACGCCTTGGATGAATTTGCCGATGATGTTGAGCCAGGTGCAGTGACCCGTATGGGTGCACCTTTTGCCAAAATAGAGGACTGA
- the rsgA gene encoding small ribosomal subunit biogenesis GTPase RsgA, translating into MSKKKPLSHGQLRRMKANHQKRLQRGKNATEAAPEIQDSSLGPELEATVISRFGQHADIETHDGQLVRCNLRRTIGSLVTGDKVVVRLATDPQTTVAGVVEAVHPRSSSLTRPDLYDGVKVIAANIDQIFIVSSVLPSFTTQIIDRYLVAAEDTEIPPVIILNKVDLLDETQAVEVETALARYRAIGYPVYKVSSKTAEGIEQLKTLLQGKTSVFAGQSGVGKSSIVNALLPQAQLQTGEVSENSGLGQHTTTTAKLVHLPSGGDLIDSPGVREFALWHLPADRVGWCFVEFRDFLGGCKFRDCKHLDDPGCALRKAVEEGKIAEDRFNNYHRIITSLDEQRHARHFRAGMDDI; encoded by the coding sequence GTGAGTAAAAAGAAACCATTGAGTCATGGCCAACTGCGCCGTATGAAAGCCAATCATCAGAAGCGTCTGCAACGTGGAAAAAACGCTACAGAGGCCGCTCCTGAAATACAGGATAGCTCACTCGGCCCCGAGCTGGAGGCCACGGTTATTTCCCGTTTCGGTCAGCATGCCGATATTGAAACCCATGATGGCCAACTGGTTCGTTGTAATCTTCGCCGCACCATAGGCAGCCTGGTTACCGGCGATAAAGTAGTGGTACGCCTGGCGACCGATCCGCAAACTACTGTCGCCGGTGTGGTTGAAGCCGTCCACCCGCGTAGCTCGTCACTGACCCGGCCCGATCTCTATGATGGCGTTAAAGTCATTGCCGCCAATATAGATCAAATTTTTATAGTGTCATCTGTGCTGCCGAGCTTTACTACCCAGATTATTGACCGCTATCTGGTGGCGGCTGAAGACACAGAAATTCCGCCAGTGATCATTCTCAACAAGGTCGACTTGCTGGACGAGACTCAGGCTGTTGAAGTGGAAACGGCTCTGGCCCGTTACCGCGCTATCGGCTACCCGGTCTATAAAGTCAGCAGTAAAACCGCTGAAGGGATAGAGCAACTGAAAACCCTGTTGCAAGGCAAAACCAGTGTATTTGCCGGGCAATCCGGGGTAGGTAAATCGTCTATTGTCAATGCCCTGCTGCCACAGGCGCAGTTACAAACCGGGGAAGTCTCGGAAAACTCAGGCCTGGGTCAACACACTACCACCACGGCCAAACTGGTTCACCTTCCTAGCGGCGGCGATCTGATTGACTCTCCAGGAGTTCGCGAATTTGCCCTCTGGCACTTACCTGCCGACCGTGTCGGCTGGTGCTTCGTGGAGTTCAGGGATTTTCTCGGCGGCTGTAAATTCCGCGATTGCAAACATCTGGACGATCCCGGCTGCGCATTGCGTAAAGCGGTAGAGGAAGGCAAAATTGCCGAAGACAGATTCAACAATTATCACAGAATTATCACCAGTCTGGATGAACAGCGTCACGCCCGCCACTTCCGCGCCGGCATGGACGACATTTAA
- the orn gene encoding oligoribonuclease, with product MVADANNLIWIDLEMSGLEPETDRVLEIATLVTDKELNIIGEGPVIAIHQSDEVLAAMDDWNQQHHGASGLIERVKASKHTEADAIAETIAFLSQYVPKGVSPMCGNSVGQDRRFLNKYMRELEDYFHYRNIDVSTVKELTKRWQPEIMKDFKKQNTHQALMDIQESIAELKFYRERVFKI from the coding sequence ATGGTTGCGGATGCAAATAACCTGATTTGGATAGATCTCGAGATGTCCGGGCTGGAGCCTGAAACCGATAGAGTACTGGAAATAGCCACCTTGGTTACAGACAAGGAGCTGAACATTATCGGTGAAGGGCCTGTGATAGCGATTCACCAGAGCGATGAAGTGTTGGCTGCCATGGATGATTGGAATCAACAACATCATGGCGCTTCTGGGCTAATTGAGCGGGTGAAAGCTTCGAAACACACAGAGGCTGACGCCATAGCCGAGACCATAGCTTTTTTGAGCCAGTACGTGCCTAAAGGCGTGTCCCCCATGTGTGGCAACAGTGTTGGTCAGGACAGACGCTTTCTGAACAAGTATATGCGTGAGCTGGAAGATTACTTCCATTACCGCAATATCGATGTCAGTACGGTCAAGGAACTGACCAAGCGTTGGCAGCCGGAAATCATGAAGGATTTCAAAAAGCAAAATACTCACCAGGCTTTGATGGATATTCAGGAGTCGATCGCCGAGCTGAAATTCTATCGTGAGCGGGTATTTAAAATTTGA
- a CDS encoding bifunctional ADP-dependent NAD(P)H-hydrate dehydratase/NAD(P)H-hydrate epimerase: protein MAQDLSDMPRQLYSAKAVRQAELDWGAAGQGSLYELVERAGKAAFELLAAKLTQGSRVLVIAGQGNNGADALVCLRWLLNSGFNASLFIFPASQPSTEWQQAWDKLQQSAPKVAQVSDLTAAEYDWIVDGLLGTGLKGDVRPEAAVMIARINAARAKVLSLDLPSGIDADTGAALGAAVEAEQTLCFAALKQGLLTGRARHCCGELHFVDLGLSDFLPPSDVVRVGAEYLKGLFEARPRDSHKGKSGKVTVIGGDYGMGGAVRLAGEACLRGGAGLVTVVSRPEHQLTVNANRPELMFWGCELVDMEVYLRLGWAQVLVLGPGLGRADWGYNLFKAVSLSDKPCVLDADALNLLSQEKRSQDNRVLTPHPGEAARLLATDIADVEADRFAAVRKLQAQYGGVVLLKGAGTLIYDGKQLFVAPVGNPGLASGGCGDVLSGIIGALMAQGLDNTRATVAGVIVHGGAADLAARDGERGMLASDLMPWIRHLVNTDL, encoded by the coding sequence ATGGCCCAGGATTTGTCAGATATGCCCCGTCAGCTGTATAGCGCCAAGGCCGTGCGCCAGGCCGAATTGGACTGGGGGGCTGCCGGACAGGGCAGCCTCTATGAGTTGGTCGAGCGGGCAGGGAAAGCCGCCTTTGAGTTATTGGCGGCCAAGCTGACTCAAGGCAGCCGGGTACTGGTCATTGCCGGGCAGGGAAACAACGGCGCCGATGCCTTGGTTTGTTTGCGCTGGTTATTGAACTCGGGTTTCAACGCCAGCCTGTTTATCTTTCCCGCCAGTCAGCCCAGCACCGAGTGGCAGCAAGCCTGGGATAAGTTGCAGCAATCCGCGCCGAAGGTGGCTCAGGTATCAGATTTAACCGCAGCCGAATACGATTGGATAGTGGACGGCCTGTTGGGTACCGGCCTCAAGGGCGATGTCCGGCCGGAAGCCGCCGTCATGATAGCCCGGATAAACGCCGCGCGGGCCAAGGTGCTGAGTCTGGATTTGCCTTCCGGCATAGATGCCGATACCGGCGCAGCTCTTGGGGCGGCAGTCGAAGCCGAGCAGACACTCTGCTTTGCGGCCCTTAAGCAAGGGCTACTGACCGGCAGGGCCAGGCACTGCTGCGGCGAACTGCATTTTGTTGACTTGGGGCTGAGTGACTTCCTGCCACCATCGGATGTGGTCAGAGTCGGCGCTGAGTACCTCAAGGGGCTTTTCGAAGCCCGTCCCAGGGACAGCCACAAGGGCAAATCGGGTAAGGTCACCGTTATAGGCGGCGATTATGGCATGGGTGGGGCAGTCAGACTGGCGGGCGAAGCCTGTCTCAGGGGCGGCGCCGGTTTGGTTACTGTGGTGAGCCGGCCGGAGCATCAACTCACGGTTAATGCCAACAGGCCGGAGCTGATGTTCTGGGGCTGTGAATTGGTGGATATGGAAGTTTATCTGCGCCTTGGCTGGGCACAGGTACTGGTGTTGGGGCCAGGGCTTGGCCGCGCCGACTGGGGATACAATCTGTTCAAGGCGGTCAGTTTGAGCGATAAGCCCTGCGTGCTGGATGCCGATGCGCTCAATCTCTTGAGCCAGGAAAAACGCTCCCAGGACAATCGGGTTCTGACCCCTCATCCGGGGGAAGCCGCCAGGTTGCTGGCAACGGATATTGCTGATGTCGAAGCCGACAGGTTTGCAGCGGTTAGAAAGCTGCAGGCTCAATATGGTGGTGTGGTACTGCTCAAGGGCGCGGGTACTCTCATTTATGACGGTAAACAGCTGTTTGTTGCCCCTGTGGGGAATCCCGGGCTCGCCAGCGGTGGGTGTGGCGATGTGTTATCTGGTATAATCGGCGCGCTGATGGCTCAGGGGCTGGACAACACCCGCGCGACTGTGGCAGGCGTGATAGTTCACGGCGGCGCTGCCGACCTTGCTGCCCGTGACGGGGAGAGAGGCATGCTCGCCAGCGATCTTATGCCCTGGATCCGCCATCTGGTAAACACTGACTTGTAA
- the tsaE gene encoding tRNA (adenosine(37)-N6)-threonylcarbamoyltransferase complex ATPase subunit type 1 TsaE has translation MTIEHSLTLQLADETQTVAFGRQLAALISAPLTIYLTGELGAGKTTFSRGLIQALGHQGAVKSPTYTLVEPYELEGIEVYHFDLYRLSDPEELEFMGIRDYFNERSLCIIEWPEQGMGGLPAADIHLHIKYANTGREVSLQAGSDKGKVLLRKITNNGKD, from the coding sequence ATGACTATCGAACACAGCTTGACTCTGCAATTGGCAGATGAGACTCAAACTGTCGCCTTCGGGCGGCAATTGGCGGCCTTGATCAGTGCGCCACTGACCATTTATCTGACCGGAGAACTTGGTGCCGGCAAAACAACTTTCAGCCGTGGCTTAATTCAAGCCTTGGGTCATCAAGGTGCGGTTAAGAGTCCGACCTATACACTCGTGGAACCTTATGAGCTTGAAGGAATCGAAGTATATCATTTCGACCTTTATCGACTCAGCGACCCTGAAGAACTGGAGTTTATGGGGATCCGGGATTACTTCAACGAGCGCAGCCTTTGCATTATTGAATGGCCGGAACAGGGGATGGGGGGCTTGCCCGCTGCCGATATACATCTGCATATCAAATATGCTAATACTGGTCGCGAAGTCTCTCTGCAAGCCGGTTCCGACAAGGGTAAGGTGCTATTAAGAAAAATAACAAACAATGGTAAAGACTAA
- a CDS encoding N-acetylmuramoyl-L-alanine amidase, translating into MVKTNNILFKLTFFVICWVMAAPTWAANKLDGVRIWAAPESTRVVFDLSQAPDYSYFTLSNPDRLVVDLKKSTNGVKLEKVENNSPLVKRVRLSQPPEKGTLRVVIDLKRAAKANLFSLPPTAPYGNRLVVDLDDKSTSAKARVTPTATEAVRDVIIAIDAGHGGDDPGSIGPSGLYEKKVSLAIAKRVEQKINATPGLKAVMIRTGDYFVNLNRRSELARQSKADLLISIHADAFTSPQPRGASVWVLSMRRANTEIGRWLEQKEKHSELLGGAGEIIQNTDNEQYLAMTLLDMSMDRSMAMSHTVASDILSGLGKVTKLHKHKPESASLAVLKSPDIPSILVETGFISNPQEEKLLSNANHQDKLAKAIHKGVLKYFEANPPAGTMLAKQGVIKHKVVRGESLSVIANRYEVSVADIKKANNLKSDVVRIGQQLVIPRA; encoded by the coding sequence ATGGTAAAGACTAATAACATCTTATTTAAACTGACTTTTTTTGTTATCTGTTGGGTAATGGCGGCGCCAACTTGGGCAGCCAATAAACTCGACGGTGTGCGTATTTGGGCGGCGCCCGAGTCTACCCGGGTGGTATTTGACTTAAGCCAGGCGCCTGATTACAGCTATTTCACACTGAGCAACCCTGACAGACTTGTGGTGGATCTGAAAAAGAGCACCAATGGCGTCAAACTGGAAAAAGTTGAAAACAACAGCCCCTTGGTCAAAAGGGTGCGTTTGAGCCAGCCGCCGGAGAAAGGCACCTTGCGGGTGGTCATAGATCTCAAGCGGGCCGCTAAGGCCAATCTGTTCTCCCTGCCGCCAACTGCACCATACGGCAACCGTTTGGTGGTGGATCTCGATGACAAGAGCACTTCGGCCAAAGCCAGGGTAACCCCGACAGCCACTGAAGCGGTGCGGGATGTGATTATTGCCATCGATGCCGGTCATGGCGGTGATGACCCAGGCTCTATCGGGCCTTCCGGTTTGTACGAGAAAAAGGTATCACTGGCGATTGCCAAGCGAGTCGAGCAGAAAATCAACGCGACTCCCGGACTTAAAGCCGTGATGATTCGCACCGGTGACTACTTTGTTAACCTGAACCGTCGCTCGGAACTGGCGCGACAGAGTAAGGCCGATCTGCTGATCTCAATCCACGCCGATGCCTTTACTTCACCTCAGCCCAGAGGCGCCTCTGTATGGGTGCTCTCCATGCGCAGAGCCAATACCGAGATCGGCCGCTGGCTGGAGCAGAAAGAGAAACATTCAGAGCTGCTCGGCGGTGCCGGTGAGATTATTCAAAATACCGATAATGAACAGTATCTGGCGATGACCTTGCTGGATATGTCGATGGATAGATCCATGGCGATGAGTCACACAGTGGCCAGCGACATACTTTCTGGTTTGGGTAAGGTGACCAAACTGCACAAGCACAAGCCCGAGTCGGCGAGCCTGGCGGTACTCAAGTCGCCGGATATCCCGTCCATTCTGGTGGAAACCGGTTTTATCTCCAACCCTCAGGAAGAGAAGTTGCTCAGTAATGCCAACCATCAGGACAAGCTGGCCAAGGCGATTCATAAAGGCGTGCTCAAGTATTTTGAAGCCAATCCGCCGGCCGGTACCATGCTGGCCAAACAGGGCGTGATTAAACACAAGGTTGTCAGAGGTGAATCTCTGTCGGTAATCGCCAATCGTTATGAGGTGTCGGTGGCCGATATCAAGAAAGCCAATAACCTGAAATCGGATGTAGTGCGTATAGGTCAGCAACTGGTTATCCCCAGAGCCTGA